A single window of Colletotrichum higginsianum IMI 349063 chromosome 8, whole genome shotgun sequence DNA harbors:
- a CDS encoding Importin beta-3, producing MSVLPPDVHAELSQLLQALQSPDNSVRTQAEDHLQNNWTANRPEVLLMGLAEQIQVASDASIRSFAAVIFRRIASKSRKNERGELVDMFLSLSQDQAAAIRQKLLESLGGDFQRAVRNKISDAVAEVARQYTENNDSWPELLGGLFQLSIAPDAEKRETAFRVFATTPGIIEKQHEDTVIQAFQKGFKDDSVQVRLAAMEAFAAFFRSLGKKVQPKYYPLIPDVLNILPPIKDSHDSEDLSSALVALIDMAETAPKMFKPLFHNLVQFSVSVIQDKELDNLCRQNALELMATFADYAPSVCRKDATYTNDMITQCLSLMTDLGEDDDDAAEWLASDDLDQEESDQNHVAGEQCMDRLANKLGGQTILAPTFNWLPRMMTSMAWRDRHAALMAISAISEGCRELMIGELSQVLDLVVPALKDPHPRVRWAGCNALGQMSTDFAPKMQTDYYDRVLTAIIPVLESPEARVKSHAAAALVNFCEEAEKSILEPYLDELLSHLFQLLQNEKRYVQEQALSTIATIADAAEAAFSKYYDTLMPLLVSVLQRENDKEFRLLRAKAMECATLIALAVGKERLGQDAMTLVQLLASIQQNITDPDDPQAQYLMHCWGRMCRVLGQEFLPFLPNVMPPLLELASAKADIQLLDDDEQVEQIQQEDGWELVPLKGKMIGIRTSTMEDKNMAIELLVVYAQVLEGSFAPYVAEIMEKIALPGLAFFFHDPVRFISAKLVPQLLSSYKKTYGSPSNELNGLWAATVDKLLEVLTAEPAIDTLAEMYQCFYESVEVVGKECLSTEHLSRFIDSVHSAIEDYKDRVAQRLEDKEGVAAEDAEDEAEDVLLAIEDDQTLLSDMNKAFHAIFKNHGAAFLPSWERLLPTYEGFLKSDDPTQRQWGLCIMDDVLEYCGLESQKYANLITQPLVDGCRDSSPAIRQAAAYGIGVAAHRGGIPWAQFLGGAMPFLFQVTQVPDARSEDNVYATENACAAIAKILHYNAGSVQDPNNIVAQWIETLPVTNDEEAAPYAYAYLAELIDKQHPAVVNQAGKVFVLTAQALEADTLQGQTASRVVGAIKALLSQAGVDPTPLLQQFSPESQRTITSYFS from the exons ATGTCTGTCCTTCCACCAGACGTCCACGCTGAGCTGTCCCAGCTGCTGCAAGCTCTGCAGTCCCCGGACAACTCCGTCCGAACCCAAGCCGAAGACCACCTCCAGAACAACTGGACCGCCAACAGACCCGAGGTTTTGTTGATGGGCCTGGCAGAGCAAATTCAAGTTGCCTCCGACGCTTCG ATACGATCCTTTGCCGCCGTCATTTTCCGAAGAATCGCCTCCAAGAGCCGCAAGAATGAGCGCGGTGAGCTCGTCGACAtgttcttgtccttgtcccAGGACCAGGCTGCCGCCATCCGACAGAAGCTTCTCGAGAGCCTCGGAGGCGATTTTCAGCGTGCCGTGCGCAATAAAATCAgtgacgccgtcgccgaggtcgcgaGACAATACACTGAGAACA ACGATTCCTGGCCCGAGCTGCTGGGTGGCCTTTTCCAACTCAGCATTGcccccgacgccgagaagcgtGAAACTGCTTTCCGCGTCTTCGCCACGACCCCGGGGATTATCGAGAAGCAGCACGAAGACACCGTCATTCAGGCCTTCCAGAAGGGCTTTAAAGATGATTCCGTGCAG GTGCGCCTGGCCGCCATGGAGGCCTTCGCAGCCTTCTTCAGGAGCTTGGGAAAGAAGGTGCAGCCCAAGTACTATCCTCTGATTCCAGATGTCCTCAATATTCTGCCGCCTATCAAGGACAGCCACGACTCCGAGGACCTTAGCAGTGCCCTTgtcgccctcatcgacaTGGCTGAGACGGCGCCCAAGATGTTCAAGCCCCTTTTCCACAACCTTGTCCAGTTCAGCGTGTCTGTAATCCAGGACAAGGAACTCGACAACCTCTGCCGCCAGAATGCGCTCGAGTTGATGGCCACGTTCGCCGACTACGCGCCCTCCGTTTGCCGGAAGGATGCCACTTACACCAACGACATGATCACCCAATGTCTTAGTCTTATGACTGAtcttggcgaggacgacgacgatgccgccgaatGGCTGGCGTCTGACGAT CTTGACCAGGAAGAAAGTGATCAGAATCACGTTGCCGGCGAGCAGTGCATGGACAGACTTGCCAACAAACTGGGAGGTCAAACTATTCTGGCGCCGACCTTCAACTGGCTTCCCCGCATGATGACCTCGATGGCATGGAGGGACAGACACGCCGCCCTCATGGCCATCTCTGCTATATCTGAAGGCTGCCGGGAGCTCATGATCGGCGAACTCAGCCAGGTCCTTGATCTTGTTGTTCCTGCGTTAAAGGATCCGCACCCTCGTGTGCGTTGGGCTGGTTGCAACGCACTAGGCCAGATGAGCACCGACTTTGCGCCCAAGATGCAGACCGACTACTACGACCGCGTGCTCACGGCTATCATTCCTGTTCTCGAGTCACCCGAGGCTCGTGTCAAGTCGcacgctgccgccgccctaGTCAACTTCTGCGAGGAGGCTGAGAAGTCAATCTTGGAACCTTACCTTGACGAGCTCCTTTCTCACCTCTTCCAGTTGCTGCAGAACGAGAAGCGCTATGTCCAAGAGCAGGCCTTGTCGACCATTGCAACCATTGCTGACGCTGCCGAGGCTGCATTTTCCAAGTACTACGACACTTTGATGCCTCTGTTGGTCAGCGTTCTTCAGAGGGAGAACGACAAGGAgttccgcctcctccgcgccAAGGCCATGGAGTGTGCTACTCTGATTGCTTTGGCGGTTGGCAAGGAAAGACTTGGGCAAGATGCCATGACTCTTGTCCAGCTCCTTGCCTCCATCCAGCAGAACATCACGGACCCGGATGACCCGCAGGCTCAGTACCTGATGCACTGCTGGGGTCGCATGTGTAGAGTGCTCGGCCAGGAGTTTCTTCCATTCCTACCTAATGTCATGCCCCCtcttctcgagctcgccaGCGCAAAGGCCGATatccagcttctcgacgacgatgaacaGGTCGAACAAATCCAGCAGGAAGATGGCTGGGAGCTCGTCCCACTCAAGGGCAAGATGATCGGTATCCGAACCAGCACCATGGAAGACAAGAACATGGCCATCGAGCTCCTGGTTGTTTACGCTCAGGTTCTTGAGGGAAGCTTTGCCCCTTACGTGGCTGAGATTATGGAGAAGATTGCTCTCCCTGGTCTGGCCTTCTTTTTCCACGACCCCGTCAGATTCATCTCGGCCAAGCTGGTACCGCAGCTCCTCAGCTCATACAAGAAGACCTACGGAAGCCCTTCGAACGAGCTCAACGGActgtgggcggcgactgTAGACAAACTTCTCGAGGTGTTGACGGCTGAGCCTGCCATTGATACCCTTGCCGAGATGTACCAGTGCTTCTACGAGTCTGTCGAAGTCGTTGGAAAGGAGTGTCTCTCAACCGAGCACCTCTCCCGCTTCATCGATTCGGTTCACTCTGCCATCGAGGACTACAAAGACCGTGTTGCCCAGCGTCTCGAGGATAAGGAGGGCGTCGCGGCTGAGGAcgcggaagacgaggccgaggacgtcctGCTGGCTATCGAAGATGACCAGACTCTCCTGTCCGACATGAACAAGGCGTTCCACGCCATCTTCAAGAATCACGGCGCCGCTTTCCTTCCGTCTTGGGAACGCCTGCTTCCCACATACGAGGGTTTCCTCAAGTCGGACGATCCCACACAGCGTCAGTGGGGTCTGTGCATCAtggacgacgtcctcgagtACTGCGGCCTGGAGAGCCAAAAGTATGCCAACCTCATCACCCAGCCTTTGGTCGACGGCTGCAGAGATTCGTCGCCCGCCATCCGACAAGCCGCTGCCTACGGCATTGGTGTGGCCGCACACCGCGGCGGCATTCCCTGGGCACAGTTCCTTGGCGGCGCCATGCCTTTCCTCTTCCAAGTCACGCAAGTGCCCGACGCGCGGAGCGAAGATAACGTGTACGCGACCGAGAACGCCTGTGCTGCCATTGCCAAGATCCTTCACTACAACGCTGGTTCAGTGCAGGACCCCAACAACATTGTCGCGCAGTGGATCGAGACACTGCCGGTGACcaacgacgaggaggcggcgcctTACGCCTATGCCTACTTGGCAGAGCTGATTGACAA GCAACATCCCGCTGTTGTCAACCAGGCCGGCAAGGTTTTCGTACTCACTGCCCAGGCTCTGGAGGCAGACACCCTCCAAGGGCAGACGGCAAGCCGCGTCGTAGGCGCCATCAAGGCCCTCCTGTCCCAGGCGGGTGTAGACCCCACGCCTCTTCTGCAGCAGTTCTCGCCCGAGTCTCAACGAACAATTACTTCGTACTTCTCTTGA
- a CDS encoding GATA zinc finger, which translates to MEAFYSQLTPQELQRQLSQQSQQRQQQGTGHPGGHAYQQMNQAHGMSMMGTTGNSRGTGDSLDDIIRDNHHELQRRRSINQPYMPSGQNAQNAGPARRLSMMEFGADDNQMLHYPFQNPAMNGEFTNMAGRMDNGMNGGVDNTMSNSMGAMGNGVPGNISIPGAMDAYSAHDGLQMSPTNAFTTFSPDMMSSMMPPNYPNMSVHSMPTTTSMNMYGQTSMTNAFPSPLNANSNDLTMDLGADETTPATASQSALDTPPLDMNNGDSDSANMGQHYQPSGDPSSRANSQSVSFGPNPSGPSQATPSSLSREMSSNSGQASSQSSNNRSSSMPTSQVAAAPLTDDTSPAAGPETPRAESKEKNVYSKSGFDMLRALWYVATRKDPEIHLGAVDMSCAFVVCDVSLNDCPIIYVSDNFQNLTGYSRHEIVGQNCRFLQAPDGKVEAGSKREFVDDASVYNLKKKIAEGREVQQSLINYRKGGKPFLNLLTMIPIPWDDPNEVRFFVGFQIDLVECPDAIAQGQEAGGVKVNYKHSDIGQYIWTPPTVNTVEPENGQTLGVDDVSTLLQQFNPKGVVSDWHKQSWDKMLLENTDDVVHVLSLKGLFLYLSPSCKRVLEYDATELVGNSLSTVCHPSDIVPVTRELKDATAGNSVNIVFRIRRKQSGYTWFESHGSLFFEHGKGRKCIILVGRKRPVFALSRRDLEAHGGIGDSELWTKISVSGMFLFVSSNIRSLLDLQPDTLIGTSMQELMRRESRAEFGRAIEKARRGKMVTCKHEVHNRRGQVLQAQTILYPGDAADGQKPTFLLAQTKLLKASSRAIAPAATPPGSVKSTSQAIPNTQPTQNTDLTKTGPMSVPGGKGIPGSQEAALASDDNIFDELRTTKCSSWQFELRQMEKVNRILAEELGGLLSNKKKRKRRKGVGNVVRDCANCHTRNTPEWRRGPSGQRDLCNSCGLRWAKQVRSTEPSVVDRLEDHDVNEVGRVSPRNSSRGGGNTNVDGQSKKSNSPVHSSQLQNEVKASSSTPARPSDGSSGNATPATSVSVSKSHTNMPPPSQPLLEGGSGGGMTSIRE; encoded by the exons ATGGAGGCCTTTTATTCCCAGCTCACTCCCCAGGAGCTACAGCGACAGTTGTCGCAACAGTCCCAgcagcgccagcagcagGGTACAGGACATCCAGGCGGCCACGCCTACCAGCAGATGAACCAAGCTCACGGAATGTCCATGATGGGTACCACCGGCAACTCTCGTGGCACCGGCGATTCCCTTGACGACATCATTCGAGACAACCATCACGAACTTCAACGCCGTCGTAGCATAAACCAGCCATACATGCCCTCGGGCCAGAACGCCCAGAACGCCGGTCCCGCCAGGAGACTGTCCATGATGGAATttggcgccgacgacaaccagATGCTCCACTACCCTTTCCAGAATCCGGCAATGAATGGTGAGTTCACCAATATGGCTGGCCGGATGGACAACGGCATGAACGGGGGCGTGGACAACACCATGTCGAACAGCATGGGCGCCATGGGCAACGGCGTACCTGGGAATATATCGATACCGGGCGCCATGGATGCATACTCCGCTCACGACGGCCTGCAGATGTCGCCGACCAACGCCTTCACCACTTTTTCACCTGACATGATGAGCTCCATGATGCCGCCAAACTACCCCAACATGTCGGTTCATTCGATGCCCACGACAACGAGCATGAACATGTATGGCCAAACCTCAATGACCAACGCATTCCCGAGTCCTCTGAACGCAAACTCCAACGACTTGACTATGGACTTGGGCGCCGATGAAACAACACCTGCAACGGCATCACAAAGCGCCCTTGACACCCCCCCACTGGACATGAACAATGGGGACAGCGACTCTGCGAACATGGGCCAACATTATCAACCATCGGGAGACCCTTCGTCCCGGGCCAACAGCCAGTCGGTCAGCTTTGGCCCGAACCCCAGCGGACCTTCTCAGGCAACGCCGTCTTCACTGTCACGTGAGATGTCGAGTAACTCGGGCCAGGCTTCATCACAATCCTCCAACAATCGGTCTTCGTCCATGCCCACAagccaggtcgccgccgcccccctgACTGACGACACCTCGCCGGCTGCGGGACCAGAGACTCCCCGCGCCGAGTCCAAGGAGAAGAACGTCTACTCCAAGAGTGGCTTTGACATGCTTCGGGCGCTATGGTACGTGGCCACGAGGAAAGATCCCGAAATCCATCTGGGTGCCGTGGACATGTCCTGCGCCTTCGTCGTTTGCGACGTCTCATTGAACGACTGTCCCATCATTTACGTCTCCGACAACTTCCAAAATTTGACGGGATACAGCCGTCATGAGATTGTCGGGCAAAACTGTCGCTTCCTTCAGGCACCCGATGGCAAGGTGGAGGCCGGCTCCAAGCGCGAATTTGTCGACGACGCGTCCGTCTACAacctgaagaagaaaatTGCCGAGGGTCGCGAGGTCCAGCAGAGCTTGATCAACTACCGTAAGGGCGGAAAACCTTTTCTCAACCTTTTGACCATGATTCCCATTCCCTGGGACGACCCAAACGAAGTGCGTTTCTTCGTTGGATTCCAGATCGATCTTGTGGAGTGCCCGGACGCTATCGCCCAAGGTcaggaggccggcggcgtcaaagTCAACTACAAGCACAGCGATATTGGCCAGTATATCTGGACGCCTCCGACGGTGAACACAGTCGAGCCCGAGAATGGACAAactctcggcgtcgacgatgtgTCCACACTGCTGCAACAGTTCAACCCGAAGGGCGTGGTGTCTGACTGGCACAAACAGTCGTGGGACAAGATGCTGCTCGAGAACACTGATGACGTGGTGCACGTCCTGTCACTCAAAGGGCTCTTTTTGTACCTTTCCCCATCTTGCAAGAGGGTCCTGGAGTACGACGCCACCGAGTTGGTTGGCAACTCTCTCTCAACCGTCTGCCATCCCTCTGACATTGTTCCCGTTACTCGAGAGCTCAAGGACGCCACCGCTGGCAATTCCGTCAACATTGTTTTCCGCATCAGACGGAAACAGAGTGGTTACACGTGGTTCGAAAGCCATGGCTCGTTGTTCTTTGAACACGGCAAGGGCCGGAAGTGCATTATTCTGGTGGGAAGAAAAAGGCCTGTCTTTGCATTGAGCCGGCGAGACTTGGAAGCACACGGAGGCATCGGCGACAGCGAGTTGTGGACAAAGATCTCGGTCTCGGGAATGTTCCTGTTCGTCTCGTCCAATATCCGATCTCTGCTCGATCTGCAGCCAGATACCCTCATCGGCACCAGCATGCAGGAGCTGATGCGCAGAGAGAGTCGTGCCGAGTTTGGCCGAGCGATCGAGAAGGCTAGGCGGGGTAAAATGGTTACCTGCAAGCACGAGGTTCACAACAGAAGAGGACAAGTCCTTCAAGCACAAACAATACTGTACCCCGGAGACGCCGCAGACGGCCAGAAACCGACGTTTTTGCTCGCGCAGACCAAGCTCCTGAAGGCTTCATCGAGGGCCATCGCACCGGCAGCTACACCGCCTGGCAGCGTTAAATCCACCTCTCAAGCCATCCCAAACACCCAGCCCACCCAGAACACTGACTTGACCAAGACGGGTCCGATGTCAGTACCAGGTGGCAAGGGGATACCGGGCTCGCAGGAGGCAGCCCTGGCCTCGGATGATAACATCTTTGACGAGCTTCGGACGACCAAGTGCTCCAGTTGGCAGTTCGAACTGCGTCAGATGGAAAAGGTTAACAGGATTCTGGCCGAAGAACTGGGCGGTTTACTATCAaacaagaaaaagagaaagcGGAGAAAGGGAGTTGGCAACGTTGTCCGTGACTGTGCCAACTGCCATACGCGCAACACACCCGAATGGCGCAGAGGGCCGAGCGGTCAAAGAGACCTGTGCAACAGCTGCGGCCTACGCTGGGCGAAGCAGGTGAGAAGCACTGAGCCCTCTGTAGTAGATCGACTGGAGGACCACGATGTTAATGAG GTTGGTCGGGTTTCGCCGCGTAATTCATCCCGAGGGGGTGGAAACACCAACGTCGACGGACAAAGCAAGAAATCGAACTCACCGGTACACTCGTCTCAGCTTCAAAACGAAGTTAAGGCGAGCAGTAGTACGCCGGCTCGACCCAGCGACGGGTCGTCTGGCAACGCAACGCCCGCAACTTCGGTTTCCGTCTCCAAAAGCCACACTAACATGCCCCCTCCCAGCCAGCCTCTCCTCGaaggcggcagcggcggtggcatgACGTCCATACGAGAATAA
- a CDS encoding Cell wall glucanase: MASSLFSRRKPRHRHRSSGLIINSSTTENPPAIQTTPTPSTLGDFSKIFASLHSDKAAFTTPTSAEDDTRQPLFSSFQQHLLDPSLSPSPRVLFFIPDHVIRETLSSQASTTGKLKAVQAVKAPTTIMSCSYSMAVAAGLPPSPPLSAHSDDAIASPIRLATQSPASSNGLDLAGERLLKKQLLERSLAVVSEPLEDRLFQQFGAHDFWVKSQFLKQHGNGVYQFYDGSNITVSFYNAVKRLRGLGKNDKLPAFFDLLQFQHVLERHRVVKRRFIAGSRNVQGALPRYLLQAQRANFETNVVSRVPKFPETSFESAGDLRGIQMCEQGVDELVHLAMAETILDNFGAPGIMILATGDGNPGQYTTGGFPDYVEKALLVGWVVEVYSFSESAHPIWSDPEFISDKRWRGRMSFHTLDSFIPYLIGTARGRA, translated from the coding sequence ATGGcgtcctctctcttctctcgaAGAAAGCCTCGTCACAGACATCGATCTTCAGGACTCATCATCAATTCTTCCACCACCGAGAATCCCCCTGCCATACAAACCACACCTACACCCTCAACGCTTGGAGATTTCTCAAAGATCTTTGCTTCTCTTCATTCTGATAAGGCTGCCTTCACCACACCTACCTCTGCTGAGGACGACACTCGTCAGCCGCTCTTCTCCTCGTTTCAACAACATCTCTTGGATCCAAGCCTCTCTCCAAGCCCGCGtgtcctcttcttcattcCGGACCACGTCATCAGAGAAACGCTATCTTCACAGGCATCCACGACAGggaagctgaaagctgttCAGGCGGTCAAGGctcccaccaccatcatGTCTTGTTCTTATTCCATGGCCGTTGCTGCCGGTCTCCCGCCTTCCCCGCCTCTTTCTGCCCATTCGGACGATGCCATCGCTTCTCCTATCCGGCTGGCCACTCAATCTCCCGCTTCATCTAATGGCTTGGATCTTGCCGGTGAGCGTCTCCTGAAGAAACAACTCTTGGAAAGATCTCTAGCGGTTGTCAGCGAGCCCTTGGAAGATCGTCTTTTCCAACAATTCGGAGCCCACGACTTTTGGGTCAAGTCTCAGTTTCTAAAGCAGCACGGCAACGGCGTCTATCAGTTTTATGACGGCTCCAACATTACCGTCAGCTTTTACAACGCCGTGAAAAGGCTGCGCGGCCTTGGCAAGAATGATAAGCTGCccgccttcttcgacctCCTCCAGTTCCAACATGTGCTGGAACGTCATCGGGTGGTCAAGCGGCGCTTCATCGCTGGATCGAGAAACGTGCAGGGTGCATTGCCGCGCTACCTTCTTCAAGCACAACGGGCCAATTTCGAGACCAATGTCGTCTCTCGGGTGCCCAAGTTCCCCGAGACCTCTTTTGAGTCCGCGGGTGACTTGCGGGGAATACAGATGTGCGAGCAAGGCGTCGATGAGCTCGTCCATCTCGCCATGGCGGAGACCATCTTGGACAATTTTGGGGCTCCGGGCATCATGATCCTCGCCACTGGAGATGGCAATCCTGGCCAATACACCACGGGCGGATTCCCAGACTATGTTGAGAAGGCTCTGCTCGTGGGCTGGGTTGTCGAGGTTTACTCATTCTCCGAGAGTGCCCACCCTATCTGGAGCGACCCTGAGTTTATCAGCGACAAGCGCTGGAGAGGTCGCATGAGCTTCCACACTCTGGACAGCTTCATACCCTACCTCATCGGTACGGCCAGGGGTCGCGCCTGA
- a CDS encoding Chromatin structure-remodeling complex protein RSC2 has product MATRSDAPEVRESIEAKVSNDVEMVDAPDANAADANQTEATVTAKTGGPERMDVDVDADADADGEADADADAEADAEAEADADADADADGEPDDDAASPAESEPGDLLDVIHILNTTLSNYKDEDGEWWAASFQRIPNKRQLPDYFEIIENPVAFSTIRHKVQKKQYTQFSEFVRDVAQICHNAQVYNRPSSAIFKSATIIRDLLKQELQKLIRKGIIKPEEAELPDLGELPPAEDSSPEAESEEEEEEEEEEEEEEEEEEDDDSEDGGKRRRSKRGGRTSFTKRQLEEAKEEDEHKKRGRPPKVLTPLEARIHNVIKGLRKVQSDDGGLLIGPFEKLPDKTVNPDYYQVITNPIALDNIKRKAKRKKYATVDDLVKDMDLMFNNAKEYNEEGSDIYEAAVELQKQAHELASQEKARADDEFRDEDGKLPLSEIQHNGQTWRVGDWVHIRNVNDMAKPIVAQIFRTWQDRGGQRWINACWYYRPEQTVHRYEKHFFENEVAKTGQYRDHQIEEVLDRCFVMFVTRFNKGRPRGLPADKEVYVCESRYNEATCRFNKIKTWTSCVPDEVRERDYEMELFEQPRRLKKVPSPIKHLLQADAKETDELPKPTWGAANAPPIIGAVHRRPREANESPPPEPTPSPPPPVAQEAARRPSVLQAMRQTPSDISMGNPPLTPYGHGMGAAPSPSPAMYAQQQYTPQHASASPVAVPHQTPVPLPQLPPHQVSHSPQPIRPMFQQHQQQQGFAPSPFQQHQHQQQHPHPQHPQHPQHPQHHPHPQQQQHLHHVQHQQQQQHHHQSPTLPTPPPPQYQQHQQLQHHQHQHHQQHQSQSQHQHHHQAQAPVPQHQHHQPHHQMHPQMMPANPLGPTYNHHSMQPHAPAARTPMASTPNAVQPHNAYNLPRPPEVFTLPDAINDQIPEEVRSRYNRDEHGRIFFFTTPPVARPEHGLAPENANSGHSLAYLAKSNPEWLSDRTTRAKAFSVAKQKELKTKMAIDDITQGKTLEELHEWANDSWALYWKSHAQETSRMREEGDLAEHERLMAEQRRSRVKSRRARDEETERAEATKKANYLDDIYHAHSSLRSSKPRAA; this is encoded by the exons ATGGCGACGCGCAGCGACGCGCCCGAAGTGCGCGAGTCCATCGAGGCCAAAGTCAGCAACGATGTCGAGATGGTTGACGCCCCGGatgccaacgccgccgacgcgaACCAAACCGAGGCCACGGTCACCGCGAAGACGGGCGGTCCAGAGAGAAtggatgtcgatgtcgacgccgatgcTGATGCCGACGGTGAAGCGGATGCAGACGCAGACGCTGAGGCGGATGctgaggccgaggccgacgccgacgcggatgccgatgccgatggaGAACCCGATGACGACGCTGCATCACCTGCAGAATCCGAGCCTGGTGACCTACTGGATGTCATCCATATACTCAACACCACCCTGAGCAACTACAAGGACGAAGA CGGAGAATGGTGGGCGGCTAGTTTCCAGCGCATCCCGAACAAGCGTCAGTTGCCCGACTACTTCGAGATCATCGAGAATCCCGTCGCCTTCAGCACAATTCGC CACAAGGTTCAGAAGAAGCAATACACACAGTTCTCCGAGTTCGTTCGCGACGTTGCCCAGATCTGCCACAACGCGCAGGTGTACAACCGCCCTTCCTCCGCCATCTTCAAAAGCGCCACCATCATCCGAGATCTGCTCAAGCAAGAGCTCCAGAAACTTATCAGGAAAGGCATCATCAAAccggaggaggccgagcttCCGGATCTAGGCGAGCTCCCACCCGCGGAAGACTCATCCCCAGAAGCCGAGtctgaagaggaagaagaggaggaagaagaggaggaggaggaagaagaagaggaagaagatgacgactCTGAAGATGGTGGAAAGCGACGTCGCAGTAAGAGGGGTGGCCGGACCTCGTTCACCAAGCGCCAGCTTGAAGaagccaaggaggaggacgagcaTAAGAAGCGAGGTCGTCCCCCAAAGGTCTTGACCCCCCTCGAAGCTCGTATTCACAACGTCATCAAAGGCTTGCGTAAGGTTCAGTCGGACGACGGTGGCCTGCTCATTGGTCCCTTTGAGAAGTTGCCCGACAAGACGGTGAACCCGGACTACTACCAAGTCATCACCAACCCGATTGCGctcgacaacatcaagaggAAGGCCAAAAGGAAGAAGTATGCGACTGTGGACGATCTCGTCAAGGACATGGACCTCATGTTCAACAATGCCAAAGAGTACAACGAAGAAGGCAGTGACATTTACGAGGCTGCCGTCGAATTACAAAAGCAAGCGCATGAGCTGGCGAGCCAGGAGAAGGCAAGAGCTGACGACGAATTCCGTGATGAGGATGGGAAGCTGCCCTTGTCGGAGATTCAGCACAACGGCCAGACTTGGCGAGTGG GCGACTGGGTGCATATCCGCAACGTCAACGACATGGCCAAACCCATCGTGGCGCAGATCTTCCGTACCTGGCAGGACCGCGGCGGCCAGCGGTGGATCAACGCCTGCTGGTACTATCGTCCAGAGCAGACCGTCCACAGATACGAGAAGCACTTCTTCGAGAACGAGGTGGCCAAGACGGGACAGTACCGCGACCACCAGATCGAGGAGGTGCTTGATCGATGCTTCGTCATGTTCGTGACGCGGTTCAACAAGGGCCGGCCGCGCGGGCTCCCGGCGGACAAGGAGGTGTACGTGTGCGAGTCTCGGTACAACGAAGCGACATGCCGGTTCAACAAGATCAAGACGTGGACCAGCTGCGTGCCGGACGAGGTACGCGAGAGAGATTACGAGATGGAGCTGTTTGAACAGCCGCGACGGCTCAAGAAGGTGCCCAGCCCGATCAAGCATCTGCTGCAGGCAGACGcgaaggagacggacgagctgCCTAAGCCGACCTGGGGCGCCGCGAACGCACCGCCTATCATCGGTGCCGtgcatcggcggcctcgggaAGCAAAC GAATCGCCCCCTCCCGAACCAACaccgtcgccaccgccgcctgtGGCCCAGGAAGCGGCACGACGCCCTTCTGTCCTCCAGGCGATGCGCCAGACGCCCAGCGACATATCGATGGGAAATCCTCCTCTTACGCCGTACGGGCACGGAATGGGAGCCGCGCCATCTCCGTCGCCCGCCATGTAcgcgcagcagcagtacACACCCCAGCATGCGTCGGCATCACCGGTCGCGGTGCCTCACCAGACGCCGGTGCCTCTACCCCAACTTCCTCCTCACCAAGTGTCTCATTCTCCGCAGCCCATCCGTCCCATGTtccagcagcaccagcagcagcagggatTCGCGCCTAGCCCgttccaacaacaccagcaTCAGCAACAACACCCGCACCCGCAGCATCCACAGCATCCACAGCATCCACAGCACCACCCCCacccgcagcagcagcagcacttGCACCACgtccagcatcaacagcagcagcagcaccaccaccagtcGCCCACtctgccgacgccgcccccgccccagTATCAGCAACACCAGCAATTACagcaccaccaacaccagcaccaccaacaacaccagtcccagtcccagcaccaacaccaccatcagGCCCAAGCGCCCGTCCCacagcaccaacaccaccaaccacACCACCAGATGCATCCACAAATGATGCCAGCAAACCCTTTGGGCCCGACCTACAATCACCATTCAATGCAGCCTCACGCGCCTGCAGCGCGCACACCCATGGCTTCGACACCCAACGCCGTGCAGCCGCACAATGCCTACAACCTGCCGCGGCCCCCTGAGGTGTTTACGCTGCccgacgccatcaacgacCAGATCCCCGAGGAGGTACGCAGCCGCTACAACAGGGACGAGCACGGCAGAATCTTTTTCTTCAccacaccgcccgtcgcccgCCCGGAACATGGCCTCGCGCCTGAGAACGCCAACTCGGGCCACAGCCTCGCATACCTCGCCAAGAGCAACCCGGAATGGCTGTCGGACCGCACCACCCGCGCCAAAGCCTTTTCTGTCGCCAAGCAGAAGGAGCTCAAGACCAAGATggccatcgacgacatcaCCCAGGGCAAGACTCTTGAGGAGTTGCACGAGTGGGCCAACGATTCCTGGGCTCTGTACTGGAAGAGCCATGCGCAGGAGACTAGTCGCAtgcgcgaggagggcgacctGGCCGAGCACGAGCGACTAATGGCCGAGCAGCGCCGCAGCCGAGTCAAGTCCAGAAGGGCACGCGAtgaggagacggagagggcTGAAGCgaccaagaaggccaacTACCTTGACGACATTTACCATGCCCACTCCAGTCTGCGGTCGTCCAAGCCGCGTGCTGCGTGA